The Pseudodesulfovibrio alkaliphilus DNA segment TCCGCCTTGCCCGACCGGGCACTATGGGCGGCGGCGAACCGCTCAACAGCGGCGGCCCTGTCCCCGCGCCGGAAGGCGATGACGCCCAGATTGTTTTCGGCGCAGGGGTGCCCGGGGGCGAGGTCAAGGGCCTGCCCAAAGGAGGCTTCCGAGGCGTCGAGGTCTCCCACCACGGCAAATTGCACCCCGCGGACAAGCCGTTGGCCGACAGCGTCGAGAAGCACATGGTCCAGCCCCCGGCAGGGACAACGCGGCCGAACGCAGGGCTGCGGCCCGTCAAACAGGCGCACCTCGCCGAGCACGTTGCCGAGCACGGTCTTGTCGCCCGGACAACGATAGACCGTGCCGTCCTCGTCCAGGCGCAGAAGCGTACGCCCGGCGTGGCAGGGCACGCCCATGAAGTTGAAGGCGACCTTGAGTCCCTGCTCGGGATGGTCGGCAAAGATGGCGTGTGCCCGCTCGCCGTAGGCCTCGGGGTAGCGCCGCCCCTGATGCTCGCCCCGAAAGGGACGCGGAGTGATGCCTATGCCGTGGCGGGCAAAAAACTCGCAGTCGGCAGCGAACCGTGTCTCAAGCTCCGGGTGGACCACGTAGTTGACGATGACCTTGAACCCGGAATCCGCCAGCAGCCGGGCGTTGTCGATGAATGCGGCCACCCCCCTGACGCGCTCGCGCTCCTTGATATGCAAGGCCACGTAGAGATCCTGTACGCGGGCCGGATCAATGCGCCGGGCGAACTCGCGCACCCTGGAGGACATCGAGAGGTTGGTGTCCACGCCGATGCGGTGATGCCGGGTCAGGGCGGCGCAGATGTCCACGAAACCTGGATAGATGAAGGGCTCGCCCCCGGTCATGCCCACGGTCCACTCCCGGCCCGTGGCATCAAGAAAGGCGCGTATCCGGTCCACGGGCAGAATCTGGGTAACGGGGGTGTTGTCGTGGGGGAAGTAGCAGTATTCGCAGCGAAAATTGCACTTCCGCGTCATGTTCCATATGATGTTGCTGGCAGGCTCGCGCACGGGTTGAATCCTCTGGCCCCCTTCCTGACATGTATCGAATGAAAACGCCAGACCGCGGCTTGCGGTTCCGGGGAAACGTCTGCTACAAGGGCTGTCACCGAGGAAACCATGGTCGCTGAGTTGTTCACCCCGCTGCTCGATGAGCTGGATGTCTGGTCCCGCGCCGGAGTAGTGGCGGGCCTGTGGTGGCGCGACGACGACGCGGCCGCGCCCAGCCCCGCCCTGGAACGGCTGACGCGCCTGGGCGCGGACCACGGCGTGGCCTGCGGGCTGGCCGTTATCCCGGCCAGAACGGGAATTGGGCTGCGCGACCATGTGCTGGGTGCGCCCGGTCTGCTGGTACTCCAGCATGGCTACGCCCACGCCAACCACGCGCCGCCGGGCAACGGGGCCTGGGAGCTTGGCCCGCATCGGCCCATGGCCGAAATTCTGGCCGAGCTGCGCTCTGGCATGCGGACCCTGGGCGACCTCTTCGGAGAGCGGTTCGTGCCGACCGTGGTGCCGCCATGGAACAGAATGGACCCGGCCCTGCTCGACCTGCTGCCCGGTCTGGGTTTTTGCGGCGTGTCGGCCGAGGGCGGGACGGATGCGCCCGCGCCACCGCCCGGACTGCGCCGGGCCGATGCCCACTGCGACCTGCTCACATGGAAACATGGGCCTGCGCGTTTCGCGGGCCTGGAAAAATGCGTGACCTCCATTGCGGAACACCTTAAGGAAAAACGGTCCGGCCGCGTGAACCCGGACGAACCCACGGGCATACTCACCCACCATCTGGAGATGGATGAAAATGCCTGGGGCTTCATGGAAGACCTGCTTTCGGCCACCCGCTCCCATCCCGCCGCCGCCTGGATGAGCCCCGCCGAGATCTGGCCGCCAGCCGCCCAATCGAAAGGAAGACCATAATGACCGCCACCCTGCGCCCCGCCGAAGCCAGCGACATCGACGCCATCTGCACCCTGCTGCACACCCACATGAATCCCGAATATCCCGTTGAGCGGTGGAAACGCCTCTTTGCCGCCCCCTGGTGCGCGGAAAGCCCGGACATGGGCATCGTGGCAGAGGACGCGGGACGCATCGTGGGCTTTCACGGCCATGTCTGCTCCCATCGGCCCATCGGCTCCCGGCGCGAGCGGTTTCTCAACTTCACCTCCTGGTACCTCCTCAAGGAATACCGGGGCCAGGGGCTGGGCCGGGCCATGATCGAGATGGCCACTGCAGACCCGGACGTGACCTACACTGTCATCTCCCTGTCTCCCAAGCGACTTGATTTTTTTAAAAAGATGGGCCTTGACGTGCTCGACACCGAGCGACTGCTCTGGCGCAAGGACGGCCACGAGTTCGAGAACCTCGAACTTATTCACGACCCCGAGGTGATGATGACCCGGGCCAACCCCGACGAGGTCAAGGTGCTCAAGGACCATCTGGGCCTGGCCGTGACCCCGGTGCTGGTTTCCACGCGCTGCACCCAGTGCCTGCTGCTGCTCTCCATCGCCGCCAAGGGCAACAACGTCACCTACTACGACGTGCTCTACCGCAGCAATCCCGGCCTGTTCACCGACCGGGCGCCCGACATAGCCCAGGCCCTGCTGCCCGAAGGCGACTGTGTGCTGGCCGCCGACCGCCGCTTTGTGGAAAAAGTCGGCGACGGGGCCGAGGTGGAGGCCATCCCCTCGCCGCGCTTTTACAAATCCTCCCGGATAAAGCCGCGCAACGTGGATCTCGCCTACTCAGAGATCGTCCTGCTGGGCCAGAAGCTGGATTGACCCAGCCCCGGGCCTTCCCCGGCTTGCCCTGACGCCCCGGGCGGGGTATGGTCGGGCATGAGTGAAGACAACAAGGACTTTCCCACGGCAGTGGCCGCGCCCGAAGGCGACATCGTCCCCCTGACCCTGACCATGGTGGGCAACCTGCTGGCCATGTCGCGACAGAGCCCGCGAAAGCGGGTGGTCCAGAGGCTGCACAAGACGCTTGACGCGGGCACACACCGCATGTTCAACGCGCTCCAGCCCGGCACCTACATCCCCCCCCACCGCCATCTGCACCCGGTCAAGAGCGAGACCATCCTGGTCATCTCCGGCTCGGTGCTCTTTGTGCGCTTCACCGAGGACGGCGGCATCGCCGACCATACCCTGCTCCAGCCCGGCACCGAGAGCTTCGGCGTGGACGTGGCTCCCCATGTCTACCACACCTATGTGGCGCTCAAGCCCGACACCCTGATCTTCGAGGTCAAGGACGGCCCCTTCGAAAAGGAAAGGGACAAGGACATTCCGGCCTGGGCTCCGGCCGAGGATGCCCAAGAGGCCGAGGCGTACATGCTGGGTATGCTCAAGGATCTGTCCGAGCGGGCAACGGCCCAGGCCGACGCGGCAAAGGCCGAGGCGGAGGGCAACGCCGCCGGAGAAAAAGAACGGGACAGGAACGACGAAGCCTGACCTGCCCGTCGCCGCCCGAACAGCTTTCGCGCCCCACCCCGGCTCCGTGCTTCCGGGCCTGACGCCGGGGTTGCGCCGCACTGCCCGAATGCTGTACACGATGTGATCTTTTTCCAAGGAGACCGCACGTGAACAGCCGCATTCTCCGGGCAGACATCCTGCTCTTCGTCACCGCCGCCATCTGGGGCTTCGCCTTTGTGGCCCAGCGCATGGGCATGGACCACATCGGCCCCCTGACCTTCAACGGGGTGCGCTTCGCCCTGGGCGCCCTGGCCCTGGTTCCGCTGGTGGTGTACATGGAAAAACGCCGCACTCCCGGTTTTGTGGGCACGGACAGGAAAAAAATGGCCGCGGGCGGCGGGCTGCTCGGGCTGGCCCTGTTCTGCGGGGCCACCCTCCAGCAGATGGGGCTGGCCGCGCCGCAACTGGCGACCATGGGCTTTGAGGCGTCCACCGCGGGCAAGGCGGGGTTCATCACCGGACTCTATGTGGTCTTCGTGCCCATCTTCGGCCTGATGCTGGCCCAGCGGCCCGGATGGGGCACTTGGCTCGGCGCATCACTGGCCGTGGTGGGCATGTACCTGCTCTCGGTCACTTCGGGGGTCTCCATCGCCTTTGGCGACCTGCTCATCCTCATCGGTGCGCTTTTCTGGGCCGGGCATGTGCTGCTCATCGGCAAGCTCTCGCCCGGCATGGACGCGGTGGACGCGGTCAAGCTCTCCACAGTCCAATTCGCGGCCTGCGCCGCCTTGAGCCTCATCGGAGCCGTTGCCACCGAGGAGATTGCCCTGGCCGGGCTGCGTAGCGCGGCCCTGCCCATCGCCTACGGCGGGCTCATGTCCGTGGGCGTGGCCTACACCCTCCAGGTGGTGGCCCAACGCGACGCCCAGCCCGCCCACGCGGCCATCATCCTGAGCCTTGAGGCCGTGTTCGCGGTTGTGGGCGGCTGGCTGATGCTCGGCGAACTGCTCTCCCTGCGCGCCCTGATCGGCTGCGGCCTGATGCTGGCGGGCATGATCTTAAGCCAGCTCAAACCCTGACCCGCCCCGGACAGCGTCAGGCGGGAAGCCGCAGCAAAGCCCAGAATCCGTTGGAGAGGTGGCCGTGCATGGTCTCGAAGACCGTCTCCTCGAAAACCACCGTCTCGAAATCGAGAAACAGGGCTTCCATGTGGTTGCGGTCATGGTGACGCATGATCCCGCCGTCATCCACGTCAAAAATGCCGTAAATACCGTACTTTTCATGGCCGATCTTGTAGCGGTCGAGGTTGCGCCGGTCGCGGTTGAGCAGAAAGTCGTTGACGTAGAGCAGCCCGCCCGGGCGCAGCACCCGCTTGAGCTCCAGCAGGGCCTCGGCCTGGGCCCTGGTCTCGACGATGCAGGTGAACACGCCGAGCATCATGGCCGCGTCAAAGACGTTGTCCCCGAAGGGAAGCGGACCGCCCGGATAGGCAACGAGGTCCAGGCCCGGATGCTCGGCCCGGCCGCGCTCGATGAGGGGCTCGGAAAAATCAATGCCGGTCAGGCCGGTGTACCCCGCCGCGGCCAACTCGGCCAGGGTCCGCCCGTAGCCGCAGCCGAAGTCGAGCACCCGTGCGTCCCTGTCCACATGTTCCTGAAAAACGTCCATCCTGAACGGCGTGGTGAAGGTCTTGTCCCTTCCCCGCTCCGTCCAGTATCTTCGTTGATCCTGCATACCCCTCCTTCGGGTGGTGCGTTCCCCGGTTCCCGTCCCTGCCGCCTACAGCGTCAGCCGGACATGGTAGAGACCGCGCCCGCGCTGAACGCGCATGAACACGGCATTGTTCATCCTGTTTCGCAAAAAAGCGTTGAGCAGGTCAAGGCCGGAGGCCAGCCGCCTGTTGCCTATCTGATGAATGATGTCGCCCGGTTGCAGCCCCAGTTGGGCGGCCGCGCTGCCGGGCCTCACCCGCGTCACTTCGGCCCCGCCCCCCTGGCGGTCCACCAGCTCGAAGCCCCAGCGGGCGAGCACCAGCTCCAGCGCCCTGGCCCGGTCCAGGGGCTGGGGACGCAGGGTCAATCCGCGCTCCTGACCGTCTCGCAGCACTGTCAGCGTCACGGTCTCGGTGCGGGTCACGCCGAAGAGCCTGGCCAGGTAGTCGTCCTTGCCCGTCAGCTCGCGGCCGTTGAAGTCCAGGACGATGTCTCCGGGCCGGATGTCCGCGGCCGCGGCCGGTGTATCGGGATGGACCTCGGCCACCAGCAGCCCGCTCAGGCTTCTGAGCCGGAAATACCGCGCCGTGGCCTGATCCACGTCCTGGCCGAAGAGGCCGAGCCAGATGGGGGCCACATGGCCGGTGTCGAGCAGCTCGCGGACCACGAGCTTGGCCTTGTTCACCGGAATGGCGAAGCCGATGCCCTCGGCCCCGGCCCGGATGGCGGTGGTGATGCCGATGAGCTGGCCGTGGATGTTGAGCAGCGGCCCGCCCGAGTTGCCGGGATTGATGGCCGCATCGGTCTGGATGAAGCTGCCGAAGGCCCCGCGCTCGGTGGTCATGGGCCGGTTCAGGGCCGAAACCACCCCCGTGGTCACGGTGTGGGAGTAGCCAAAGGGGTTGCCGATGGCGATGACCGTCTCGCCGATGAGGATGTCGTCGGAATCGCCCATGGCAACCTGGGGCAGTCCCTGGGCGTCGGTGAGCCGCAGCACGGCAAGGTCGAAGTCCGGGTCCGAACCCACCAGCTCGGCCACGTACTCGCGGCCGTCGAGCAGACGAGCCGCAATGTCGTCGCCCCCGGCCACGACATGGGCGTTGGTCAGGACCAGTCCCTTGGCGCCGTCGATGATCACCCCGGAGCCGAGGTTGTGGGACGGCCCGGACCGCTGGCCGGGAAACCCTCCGAAAAACCTGTCGAAAAAAGGATCGCCAAAGGGCGAGCGTACGCCGGGCTGGTCGCGCCGGGCCACGGTGATGTTGACCACCGACGGGCTTGTGGCCTGGACGGCACGGACAACGGGAGTACGCCGCTCGTCCGCCCCGGCAGCCTGATTCCTGGCCAAAGCGTCGCCCGCCCCGGCCCACAGCCCGGCCATGAACAGGACCAGCGCCAGGACCGCGGGCAGACGACGCGGACTTCGGTCCATGTTAGCGCCCCCTCCCGGCCATGGCCCGCAGCCGGGCGATGCGCTCGGCCACTGGCGGATGCGTGGCGAACAGCGAGGACGCCCCGCTGCCCCGGAACGGGCTGACGATGAACATGTTCTCCGTGGCAGGGCTGCCCTGCAGGGGTACGCGCTCGGCAGCGGCGTCGAGCTTGCCCAGGGCCCCGGCCAGATGGAGCGGGTCGCCGCTGAGGCGTGCCCCGGCCTCGTCGGCCAGATACTCGCGTGAGCGCGAGATGGCCATCTGGATCATGGCAGCGGCAATGGGCGCCAGGATGGCCAGGGCGATGGCCGCCAGGGGGTTGCCCCGCTCCCCGTCGCTGCGGCCGATGCCGAAGATGGCCGTCCACTGAAGCATATTGGCGATGAAGACAATGGCCCCGGCCAGCACGGCGGCCACGGTCTGGATAAGGATGTCGCGGTTGGCGATGTGGCCCAACTCGTGGCCGAGCACGCCCTTGAGCTCGTCGGGATTGAGGATGGCCACGATGCCACGGGTCACGGCCACCACGGCGTTCTCCGGGTTGCGCCCCGTGGCAAAGGCGTTGGGCGCGTCCTGGGGAATCAGCGCGATGCGGGGCTTGGGGATGCCCGCCCGGGCGGCCATCTCCTCGACCACGGCGTGGATGTGGGGTGCGTCGCCCCGCGAAAGATCCCGGGCCTTGTACATCTTCAGGACGATCCTGTCCGAGTACCAGTAGCTGCCCACGTTCATGACCATGGCAAAGCCAAAGGCGAGGACAAGCCCGGTGCGCCCGCCCATGAGGCCACCGAGGAAGAGCAGCAGGCCGGTCAGCAGACCAAGGAAGAGTAGGGTCTTTATGTTGCTCGTCATGGTGTCGGTATCCTCCGGAAAAACATGCTTTCCATCAGATAGGCACTGGGGCGGCGGCGTCAAGCCCTACGGGGGTGTGCGCCTCGGCGACGGGTCAATCCACGGGAATCCGGCGGCGGGCGGAACGGGACTTCAACAGGGTTACGGTGAGCAATCCGCCCCGGAACACGGCCGAGATCTCGCCGCCCACGCTCTCACCGGCCCCGGCGCACAGGCCGGCCAAGGCGAAACGACGGGCAAAAGGCCCCACGGCCCGCTCCACGACGTGATGGCGCACCACCCCTTCCGTTCGACCTGGCGCTGTCCCGTGGACCCAGAGATCCTGGCCTCGCACCTCCACGGTCACATCCTCAAGGCTGATACCCGGCAACTCCACGACAATGACCACCCTGTCGGCGCACTCCAGTACATCGGCCGCAGGAACCCAGCAGCGTCCCACGCCCCCGCGATCCGCCCGGTTTGCGGCCCCGAGTCCCGCCATCTCCGCCCAGGGGGGCGCGTTTCCCTTGCCCATGTCGGCTCCCGAGCACCCGCTCGAATCAATAATAATTTGCCCCTTGCCGAAAATCCATATAACAATGCGAGGCACAGCTCAACCTGTCAAACCCGCGAGGAGCGCCATGAAAACCAGTCAGGAAAAACTCGTTGCCCCGGCCGAGACCGCCATCGACCGGGTGGGCGAGGCCAAGATCAACAACCCCTTGAGCCTGGGCCGGTTCGTGGACGAGGACGAGGCCGTGCTGGTCCACATCTCGCGGTCCAATGTGGAACTGCAAGGCAAGGGCGGCAGCAAACGGCGCGCTTTTTTCGAACCGGCCGGCCCCCGAAGCAGGGTCTACTACGATCCCAGCAAGACCAAGTGCGCCATCGTCACCTGCGGCGGCCTGTGCCCCGGCCTCAACGATGTCATCCGCGCCATCGTCATGACAGCGGTCCATGAGTACCGTGTGCCCTCGGTGCTGGGCATCCGCTTCGGCCTGGCAGGCTTCATCCCCGAGGAGGGGCACGACATCGTGGAGCTGACGCCCGAACGCGTCAGCCGCATCCACGAGTTCGGCGGCACCTTCCTGGGCAGCTCGCGTGGGCCTCAGGACCCGGAAGCCATCGTGGACGCCCTGGAGCGCATGAACGTGTCCATCCTCTTCATGATCGGCGGCGACGGGACCATGCGCGCAGCCAGCGCCGTGATCCGCGAGGTGGTCAAGCGCCGCCTCTCCATCAGCGTGGTCGGCCTGCCCAAGACCATTGACAACGACATCGACTTCGCCTCGCCTTCCTTTGGCTTTGACACGGCCGTGGAAACCGCCACCATGGCCATCAAGGGGGCTCATGTGGAGGCCACAGGCGCCCCCTGGGGCATCGGTCTGGTCAAGGTCATGGGACGCGACGCGGGCTTCATCGCCGCCCAGAGCGCCCTGGCCTGCCAGGCGGTCAACTTCGTGCTCATCCCCGAGGCCCCCTTCGACCTCCTCGGAGAGAAGGGATTCCTGGCTGCCCTGGATTCGCGGATGAAGCGGCGCGGCAACGCGGTCATCGTGGTGGCCGAGGGCGCTGGCCAGGACCTGCTCGACCAGACCAGCCGGACCGACGCCTCGGGCAACAAGATCCTCGGCGACATCGGCGGGCTGCTCAAAGGCGAGATCCTCGCTCATTTCAAGGCCCAGGGAATCGATGCGACCCTCAAATACATCGACCCGAGCTACATCGTCCGCTCGGTACCAGCCAACGCCAACGACCGCATATACTGCTCGTTTCTCGGCATCAATGCGGTCCATGCGGCCATGGCCGGGCGCACCAACCTCGTCATCTCACGCTGGAACGGCCGCTATGTGCACATCCCCATTGATCTGGTCACCCGGGGCAAGAAACGCATCCTGACCGATTCCAACTACTGGCGGGCCGTGCTCGAATCCACCGGCCAACCCGCCACCATGAGGAACGATTGACTTTTTTTCGATAATTATAGTTATTATTCTTGATTTGTGTCCGGGCTGGGTATAATTTGGCCGCACCATCGGACTGACGCGCTTTTTTACGGTTTGGTTCGGCAATATCCGCAAAGGGGGTTTGTATGGATGTGCTTATGCTTTCGCGGCTGCAATTCGCGGCGGCAACCATGTTTCATTTTCTCTTCGTCCCGCTGACGCTGGGGCTGTCGGTGCTCATCGCCTGCATGGAGACCGCCTATGTACGCACGGGCAACAAGACCTATCAGAAAATGGCCAAATTCTGGGGCAAGATATTTCTGGTCAACTTCGCTCTGGGCGTGGTCACGGGCATCACCCTGGAGTTCCAGTTCGGCACCAACTGGTCGCGCTACTCCGCCTTTGTGGGCGACATCTTCGGCTCGCTGCTGGCCATTGAGGCCACGGCGGCCTTTTTCCTCGAATCCACCTTCATCGGCGTATGGCACTTCGGGTGGAACAAGCTCTCGGCCAAGGCGCACGCCATCGTGGCCTGGCTCATTGCCCTGGCCTCCAACCTCTCGGCCATCTGGATCCTCCTGGCCAACGGCTTCATGCAGGACCCCACCGGCTATGTCATCCGCAACGGCCGGGCCGAGCTGACCGACTTCCTCGCCGTGGTCACCAACCCCTTCGGCTGGTACCAATTCTTCCACGTCATTCCCGGAGCGCTCTGCCTGGGAGGCTTCTTCGTCATGGGGGTCGCCGCCTGGCACCTCATCCGCGAGAGTCATGTGGAGTTCTTTCAGAAGTCCTTTGCCGTGGGCGCGGGCGTGGCCCTGGTCTTCTCGGTCTTCACCGTGGTGGAGGGCCACTTCCACGGCAACCACATGTCCCAGGTCCAACCCGCCAAGCTGGCGGCCATGGAGTCCCACTGGGAAACCCAGCGCAACGCGCCCCTGTACCTGCTGGTCGTTCCCGGCAAGGAAGGCAATCTGGTGGAGGCCCTGCCCATTCCCGGAGCCTTGAGCTTCCTGGCCTACAACGACGTCAACGCCGAGGTGGTCGGTCTGAACGACATTCCCAAGGAGGACCGTCCGCCCGTCCTCCTGACCTTTCTCGGGTTCCGGGTCATGGTGGGCATCGGCACGTTGCTGCCGGTACTTGCCCTGTTCGGCTGGGTCATGCGCAACAAGCTGACACGCTATCCCCTCTACCTGAAAATCCTGCCCTGGTGCATCCCCCTGCCCTACATCGCCATGCAGGCGGGCTGGGTGCTGGCCGAGGTAGGCCGTCAGCCGTGGATCGTCTATGGGCTCATGCGCACCTCGGACGCGGTGTCTCCGGTCACTACCGGGACCGTGGCCTTTTCCTTCATCCTGATGTGCCTGCTCTACACCCTGCTGGGCGCGGCGGGCATCTGGCTGATGGTCCGGCTGGCCAAGAAGGGTCCCGAAGACCATACCCCCATTCAGGTCAAGGCCGCTTAACCCAAGAGACCACAAGGAGACGCTGCAATGATGGATACATTCGTTGAAACCGGAACGGTTCACTACTATCTGGCGGTGACCTGGTTCGTCCTGTGGGGGGTGCTCTGGGCCGTGTACTTCATCCTGGACGGCTTTGACCTCGGCGTGGGCACGCTGCATCCCTTTCTGGCCAGGACCGAGGAGGAGAAACGGGCCATGCTCAACGCCACCGGCCCCTTCTGGGACGGCAACGAGGTCTGGCTCATCGCTGCTGGCGGCGTAACCTTTGCCGCCTTTCCCTACGCCTATGCCCAGATGTTCAGCGGGCTCTACACCGCGCTGATGCTGCTGCTCTTCGCGCTCATCGTCCGCGGGGTGTCCTTTGAGTTCCGCTCCAAGGTGGAAAGCGCCAGCTGGCGCAAAACCTGGGATATCTGCCACGCGGTGGGCAGCTTTTTGCCCGCCCTGCTGCTGGGCGTGGCCTTTGCCAACATCTTCCGGGGCCTGCCCCTGGACGAGACCGGGTTCAGCCAGGCCGGACTCCTGGGACTGCTCAACCCCTATGGCCTGGCAGGTGGCGTGCTCTTTGTGGTCATCTTCGTCATGCACGGAGCGCTTTGGCTGTGCATCCGGGCCACAGGCGACCTGCGGGACCGGGCCGAGAAAGTGGCCCTCAAGACCTGGCCGATACAGGTGGTGCTGACCGTGCTCTTCCTGGCCTACACCGCGGTGGAGACCCAGCTCTTCAGCAACTACTTCCTCTACCCCGCACTCTTCATCATCCTGGTCCTGCCCGTGGTCGGGCTGGTGCTCATGCGCACGGCCATGGGCGCCAAGAAATGGTGGACCGCCTGGGGCGCTTCCAGCCTGTACATAGGCGGCACGGCCATGTTCGGCGTGGCCGGCATCTTCCCGGCCATCATCCCGTCCAACCCCAATCCGGGCCACAGCCTGACCATCATGAACTCGGCCTCCAGCCCGCTGACCCTGGGCATCATGCTCGGAGTGGTCCTGGTCTTCCTGCCAGTGATCATCGGCTACCAGCTCTGGGCATACAAGACCTTTGCCACCCCCATGGGCGAGGGGGACATCCACTACTGATCCCCTCCCCACCCGCGCACATCAGAACGCCCGGCCTGCATTGGCCGGGCGTTCGTCTTTCTCATTTGCCGCTCAAGGCGCGAAATGGCTAGTGGTATGTGTTGGCCTGCTTCCACGCCTCCCACTCCGCCTCGGTCAGCTTGCCGTCCTTGTTGGTGTCGGCCTCGGCCATGATCCGCTCGGCATTGAGGGGATAGTGGGTGGAAATCTCGGCATGAACCAGGGTCCGGTCGCCGTCAATGTCGATCTCCACAAAGCCGGTGACAAAGTGGACCCGCTCGAGCTTGTAGAGAATGGCCTTGTTCAGTGCGCCGTGCTCCAGATAGTACAGGCTCATGGTCTGCTTGCTGGTGCGCTGTCCCATGGTGTATCCGTCGTCGCGCTCGGCGATGTACAGGTTGCCGTCATCGCCGAAAACGCCGGTAAAGGTCTCCTTTTGCAGCACCTTCTTGGCGTCGAACCAGAGCTTGTAGCCGGAAAAGAGCTGTCCTTCCTGGACATTGATGACATAGGCGCATTGCCCCTCGCGAGGGCCGGCGGCCTCCATGATGTGGGAGGAGCCGCGCCATGTGCCGCGCAGCTCCGGGGGCTGGGCCCCGGCGACCGAGGCGGTCAGGGCGAGGACGGCGAACAGGATCGAAAGCAGCGCAAATCGTTTCATGGGACACTCCTGTGGTGAGACATTGGGGAATTCTCGACGGTCTATCCCTGTTTTGCGCAGCCGAGTCAAGGGGTGGAGAACCGACGGCCCTGATCCGGACCGGGCAACCTGCCGCGCACCCTGGCCAGAGTGCGCGAGGGCAGTTCCCCGTAAAAACGCTTGTAGTCGGCCGAGAACTGACCCATGTGCCAAAATCCCCAGCGGGTGGCCGCATCGGTGATGGAGGTGGCCCGGCCGCACTCCATCTCGCGCCTGACCATGTTCAGGCGGCAGATGTTCAAGTAGGCTTTGGGCGTGAGCCCCAGGTGCTCCTTGAAGGCGTAGATCAGCGTCCGTTCACTCACGCCCACGATACGACAGATGTCCGAAAGTTTCAGAGGCGAGGCCAGGTTTTCCCCAATGTAGCCCAGACTGCGGCGGACAACGCGCCGACGGCGGGACTCCTCGGGCATCCGCCCCGGACCATCAAGGGAGGCAAGGCAGGCGGCGAGGCTCCCTGCAACGGCCTCCCACGCAGGGCCTCCGCTCCGGCCGTTCAGGGCCGTCTCGCGAAGCTCCCACAAGGCGGAACGCAACCGGCCCATGGCTTCAGGGGACGGGGACAGCAGCCGGATCGGCCCCTGGTTCGGGAGCGCCACCGGGCAGCCCGAAGCCTTGACCATGTTTGCAAACGCACCCTCCTCCACGGAAAGACCAAAGAGATTGGTCTCGTCCGGGGCGACGCTGTCAATGGCGCAGCCTCCCGGGGTCAGAACGATGGCATTCTCGTCAAACAGCTCGCCATGGGAGTTCAAGGTCAAGTTCTGCACGGCATGGACGGCGAGGCCTACCCGGCCAAGGGGCGCCACCCCAAGATGATGAACCCTCTTTTCGACGCGCCACTGGATAAGGCGAAAGGGTCCGTGCAAAGCCGAGAAGACCTCGATCCCGCACTGCCCCCCTTCAAGCTGGGCAAAATCAATGCGCAGCCCCGGCACGGCATCCGCCGCCCGGGACAAGGAATCGAAACAGGAATGCGAAACCGCCATCATCGACATAGACACCATCCCGCCCTACCTTGCTTAAATCAGCCATCTTCGACAACCACCCCCAATCATTACAGCGATTTGGCACAAAAAGTTTTAATTAGGTTGACATTTGTCCCGATTTTCGCTGAAATTGTTTTTCAAAAATTGACAACATCGGAGTGTGTATGCCTGTCTTTCCCCTCATTGAAGGGTATGAGCGTCTGGGCTTCCCCATGTCGCCCCCCCTGCCGCGGACATCCCCTTCAAGGCCGCTGCCCCTGGCCGGAGAGGCGGTTGCGGCCGGGTTTCCCTCGCCCGCCGAAGACTACATGGAGAGGTCTCTGGACCTCAACGAATATCTTGCGCCACGGCCCGAGG contains these protein-coding regions:
- a CDS encoding trypsin-like peptidase domain-containing protein is translated as MDRSPRRLPAVLALVLFMAGLWAGAGDALARNQAAGADERRTPVVRAVQATSPSVVNITVARRDQPGVRSPFGDPFFDRFFGGFPGQRSGPSHNLGSGVIIDGAKGLVLTNAHVVAGGDDIAARLLDGREYVAELVGSDPDFDLAVLRLTDAQGLPQVAMGDSDDILIGETVIAIGNPFGYSHTVTTGVVSALNRPMTTERGAFGSFIQTDAAINPGNSGGPLLNIHGQLIGITTAIRAGAEGIGFAIPVNKAKLVVRELLDTGHVAPIWLGLFGQDVDQATARYFRLRSLSGLLVAEVHPDTPAAAADIRPGDIVLDFNGRELTGKDDYLARLFGVTRTETVTLTVLRDGQERGLTLRPQPLDRARALELVLARWGFELVDRQGGGAEVTRVRPGSAAAQLGLQPGDIIHQIGNRRLASGLDLLNAFLRNRMNNAVFMRVQRGRGLYHVRLTL
- a CDS encoding zinc metalloprotease HtpX, with translation MTSNIKTLLFLGLLTGLLLFLGGLMGGRTGLVLAFGFAMVMNVGSYWYSDRIVLKMYKARDLSRGDAPHIHAVVEEMAARAGIPKPRIALIPQDAPNAFATGRNPENAVVAVTRGIVAILNPDELKGVLGHELGHIANRDILIQTVAAVLAGAIVFIANMLQWTAIFGIGRSDGERGNPLAAIALAILAPIAAAMIQMAISRSREYLADEAGARLSGDPLHLAGALGKLDAAAERVPLQGSPATENMFIVSPFRGSGASSLFATHPPVAERIARLRAMAGRGR
- a CDS encoding Hsp20/alpha crystallin family protein; the protein is MGKGNAPPWAEMAGLGAANRADRGGVGRCWVPAADVLECADRVVIVVELPGISLEDVTVEVRGQDLWVHGTAPGRTEGVVRHHVVERAVGPFARRFALAGLCAGAGESVGGEISAVFRGGLLTVTLLKSRSARRRIPVD
- a CDS encoding ATP-dependent 6-phosphofructokinase, whose protein sequence is MKTSQEKLVAPAETAIDRVGEAKINNPLSLGRFVDEDEAVLVHISRSNVELQGKGGSKRRAFFEPAGPRSRVYYDPSKTKCAIVTCGGLCPGLNDVIRAIVMTAVHEYRVPSVLGIRFGLAGFIPEEGHDIVELTPERVSRIHEFGGTFLGSSRGPQDPEAIVDALERMNVSILFMIGGDGTMRAASAVIREVVKRRLSISVVGLPKTIDNDIDFASPSFGFDTAVETATMAIKGAHVEATGAPWGIGLVKVMGRDAGFIAAQSALACQAVNFVLIPEAPFDLLGEKGFLAALDSRMKRRGNAVIVVAEGAGQDLLDQTSRTDASGNKILGDIGGLLKGEILAHFKAQGIDATLKYIDPSYIVRSVPANANDRIYCSFLGINAVHAAMAGRTNLVISRWNGRYVHIPIDLVTRGKKRILTDSNYWRAVLESTGQPATMRND
- a CDS encoding cytochrome ubiquinol oxidase subunit I, with amino-acid sequence MDVLMLSRLQFAAATMFHFLFVPLTLGLSVLIACMETAYVRTGNKTYQKMAKFWGKIFLVNFALGVVTGITLEFQFGTNWSRYSAFVGDIFGSLLAIEATAAFFLESTFIGVWHFGWNKLSAKAHAIVAWLIALASNLSAIWILLANGFMQDPTGYVIRNGRAELTDFLAVVTNPFGWYQFFHVIPGALCLGGFFVMGVAAWHLIRESHVEFFQKSFAVGAGVALVFSVFTVVEGHFHGNHMSQVQPAKLAAMESHWETQRNAPLYLLVVPGKEGNLVEALPIPGALSFLAYNDVNAEVVGLNDIPKEDRPPVLLTFLGFRVMVGIGTLLPVLALFGWVMRNKLTRYPLYLKILPWCIPLPYIAMQAGWVLAEVGRQPWIVYGLMRTSDAVSPVTTGTVAFSFILMCLLYTLLGAAGIWLMVRLAKKGPEDHTPIQVKAA